From Epinephelus lanceolatus isolate andai-2023 chromosome 12, ASM4190304v1, whole genome shotgun sequence, the proteins below share one genomic window:
- the LOC117271974 gene encoding tripartite motif-containing protein 16-like — MAQQGAQLDPLKFSCSICLDLLKDPVALPCGHSYCINCIQSFWDGEDEKRIYSCPQCRQSFTPRPVLMKNTMLADLVEELKKTGLQAAPADHCYAGAEDVACDVCTGRKLKAFKSCLQCVASYCEKHLQPHRDSAPLQKHKLVEPSKKLQENICSRHDEVMKMFCRTDQQCICYLCSVEEHKGHDTVSAAAERTERQRELEGSRQNIQQRIQDTEKDVKLLQQEVEAISRSADKAVEHSEKIFTELIRLMEKRRSDVKQQLRWQQETEVSRVKELQEKLEQEITELKRKDAELEQLSHTEDHKQFLHNYPSLSALSEATHSSSINICPRRYFEDVTAAVSGVRDKLQDALRDTWTNVSLTVTEVDVLLPQPEPKTRAEFFRYSRHITLDPNTVSTWLLLSERNRKVTVMRHQQSYSKHPDRFTGCWQVLSRESLTGRCYWEVEWRGGGVYVAVAYKNISRAGDECLFGHNDKSWMLYCYNNSYNFYHNKVHTPVSGPRSSRVGVYLDHSAGILSFYSISETMTLLHRVQTTFTKPLYAGLMVLNDGDTAELCQVK; from the coding sequence ATGGCGCAGCAAGGAGCTCAGCTGGACCCCCTAAAGTTCTCTTGTTCCATCTGTCTGGATCTACTGAAGGATCCGGTGGCTCTTCCCTGTGGACACAGCTACTGCATCAACTGTATTCAAAGCTTCTGGGATGGAGAGGATGAGAAGAGAATCTACAGCTGCCCTCAGTGTAGGCAGAGCTTCACACCGAGGCCTGTCCTGATGAAAAACACCATGTTAGCAGATTTGGTGGAGGAACTGAAGAAGACTGGACTccaagctgctcctgctgatcacTGCTATGCTGGAGCTGAAGATGTGGCCTGTGATGTCTGCACTGGGAGGAAACTGAAAGCCTTCAAGTCCTGTCTGCAGTGTGTGGCCTCTTACTGTGAGAAACACCTCCAGCCTCATCGTGACTCGGCTCCATTACAGAAACACAAGCTGGTGGAGCCCTCCAAGAAGCTGCAGGAGAACATCTGCTCTCGTcatgatgaggtgatgaagatgttctgCCGCACTGATCAGCAGTGTATCTGTTATCTCTGCTCTGTGGAGGAACATAAAGGCCACGACacagtgtcagctgcagcagaaaggactgagaggcagagagagctggaggggagtcgacaaaacatccagcagagaatccaggacacagagaaagatgtgaagctgctccaacaggaggtggaggctaTCAGTCGCTCTGCTGATAAAGCAGTGGAGCACAGTGAGAAGATCTTCACTGAGCTGATCCGTCTCATGGAGAAAAGACGCtctgatgtgaagcagcagctcagatggcagcaggaaactgaagtgagtcgagtcaaagagcttcaggagaagctggagcaggagatcactgagctgaagaggaaagacgctgagctggagcagctctcacacacagaggatcacaAGCAGTTTCTACACAACTACCCCTCActgtcagcactcagtgaagcCACACACTCATCCAGCATCAACATCTGTCCTCGCCGCTACTTTGAGGACGTGACAGCGGCTGTGTCAGGAGTCAGAGATAAACTACAGGACGCTCTGAGGGACACATGGACAAACGTCTCACTGACAGTGACTGAAGTGGATGTTTTACTGCCACAACCAGAGCCCAAGACCAGAGCTGAGTTCTTCAGATATTCACGTCACATCACACTGGATCCAAACACAGTCAGCACATGGCTGTTATTATCTGAGAGGAACAGGAAAGTGACAGTAATGAGACACCAACAGTCTTATTCTAAACACCCAGACAGATTCACTGGATGTTGGCAGGTCCTGAGTAGAGAGAGTCTGACTGGacgttgttactgggaggtggagtggagaggaggaggagtttatGTAGCAGTCGCATACAAGAATATCAGCAGAGCAGGGGATGAATGTTTATTTGGACACAATGACAAATCTTGGATGTTATATTGTTACAATAACAGTTATAACTTTTATCACAACAAAGTCCACACTCCCGTCTCAGGTCCTCGGTCCTCCAGAGTAGGAGTGTACCTGGATCACAgtgcaggtattctgtccttctacagcatctctgaaaccatgactctcctccacagagtccagaccacatTCACTAAGCCTCTCTATGCTGGACTTATGGTTCTTAATGATGGAGACACAGCTGAGTTGTGTCAAGTCAAATag